A stretch of the Ferviditalea candida genome encodes the following:
- a CDS encoding 2-isopropylmalate synthase, protein MRKIYIFDTTLRDGEQSPGVNLNTQEKVEIALQLEKLGVDRIEAGFPAASPGDLSAVNAVAKAVKNCSVIGLSRSREQDIDAAREALKGAQDPCLHVFLATSPIHRAHKLRMNKEQVLQAAEAAIKYAKKYFSKIEFSPEDAGRTELDFLREVVEMAVRAGATVVNIPDTVGYMTPAEFGNIFKMLRETVPGIEKIQLSAHCHDDLGMATANALAAIMNGADQIEGTINGIGERAGNTSIEEVAMALETRSDYYQAKTGLVLNEIYRTSRLVSKLTGMVVPGNKAIVGANAFAHESGIHQDGMLKEKTTYEIMRPETIGLKESKLVLGKHSGRHAFREKLIDLGYSLNEDQLNTAFSKFKVLADKKKEVSDEDIRALIEERLVEIPEVFRLETMHVSYGNQSVPSATVSILQDGSVLEETAEGNGSVDAIYKAIDKATREEVELADYSIKSVTHGKDALGEVHVVLRQNGYSVTGRGVSTDILEASARAYIDAVNRLLEKRKTTGGIARDRVSLI, encoded by the coding sequence ATGCGGAAAATTTATATTTTTGATACGACATTGAGGGACGGCGAGCAGTCTCCGGGCGTGAATCTGAATACGCAGGAAAAGGTGGAGATTGCTCTACAGCTTGAAAAGCTGGGGGTGGATCGGATCGAGGCCGGTTTTCCGGCGGCGTCTCCGGGCGATTTGTCCGCGGTCAATGCCGTTGCCAAGGCGGTGAAAAACTGCAGCGTCATTGGACTTTCCCGTTCCCGGGAGCAGGATATCGATGCGGCCAGAGAAGCGTTGAAGGGCGCTCAGGATCCCTGCCTGCACGTGTTTCTTGCAACCTCCCCGATTCACCGCGCGCATAAGCTGCGCATGAATAAAGAGCAGGTGCTGCAAGCTGCGGAAGCTGCGATCAAATACGCCAAAAAATACTTTTCCAAAATCGAATTCTCTCCCGAGGATGCCGGCCGGACCGAATTGGATTTCCTCCGCGAGGTCGTGGAAATGGCCGTTCGCGCCGGGGCAACGGTAGTCAACATTCCGGATACCGTCGGTTATATGACGCCTGCGGAGTTCGGCAATATTTTCAAAATGTTGAGAGAAACGGTCCCGGGCATCGAAAAGATCCAATTGAGCGCCCACTGTCATGATGATCTGGGCATGGCGACGGCAAACGCGCTGGCCGCAATCATGAACGGCGCGGATCAAATTGAGGGAACGATCAACGGAATTGGCGAACGGGCAGGCAATACCTCCATCGAGGAAGTGGCCATGGCGCTGGAAACCCGCAGCGATTATTACCAGGCGAAAACCGGATTGGTGCTGAACGAGATTTACCGCACCAGCCGTCTCGTCAGCAAGCTGACAGGTATGGTCGTGCCCGGGAACAAGGCCATCGTCGGAGCCAACGCGTTTGCGCATGAGTCGGGCATTCATCAGGACGGCATGCTGAAGGAGAAAACGACTTATGAAATCATGCGTCCGGAAACGATCGGTCTGAAGGAAAGCAAGCTGGTTCTCGGCAAGCATTCCGGGCGGCACGCGTTTAGGGAAAAACTGATCGATCTCGGCTATTCGCTCAACGAGGATCAGCTGAACACGGCTTTTTCCAAATTCAAGGTTCTGGCTGACAAAAAGAAAGAAGTATCCGATGAAGATATTCGCGCGTTGATCGAGGAAAGACTTGTCGAGATTCCGGAAGTGTTCCGCCTGGAAACCATGCACGTATCCTACGGCAACCAGTCGGTCCCGAGCGCAACGGTGAGCATTCTGCAGGACGGAAGCGTTCTGGAGGAAACTGCAGAAGGGAACGGTTCGGTCGATGCGATCTACAAAGCGATCGACAAAGCCACACGCGAAGAAGTGGAGTTGGCGGATTACTCGATCAAGTCGGTCACGCATGGCAAGGACGCGCTCGGGGAAGTTCATGTCGTGCTGCGCCAGAACGGCTATTCCGTAACCGGCCGCGGGGTCAGCACGGATATATTGGAAGCAAGCGCCAGAGCGTATATTGATGCTGTCAACCGGCTGCTGGAAAAACGCAAAACAACCGGCGGAATTGCCCGGGACAGGGTCTCGTTGATTTAG